A single genomic interval of Oncorhynchus tshawytscha isolate Ot180627B linkage group LG15, Otsh_v2.0, whole genome shotgun sequence harbors:
- the LOC112214570 gene encoding zinc finger protein 219 has product MDSPPECVLALSCELPQSPPTLPSLDHSPLASPHSTSHLSPSHSPLDLPLAHSPSALSHTPEPLSNTLDTTPYFPFSSFPLNHHNEEEEEDEEELSAPPSPTPAVALFLGGLPGVCSPSSESSPPVTPTSSAPLPGFGALELALSSGQQGATCSDELDLQLFHKDGGSLLGSLPGRKGVSRGAAGLKFPCLDCGKRFRFQSILSLHARAHSLDRDRRASALYRNTGTMTGSIIGTVSTAHLKAHQNHNDVGQNHHSHRQSPLLSVSLTQGLRGEDGDGDGDALEEALQMDHQILQPFLMDDSTPLSSPLTEEVPLSLTSPYSSSCGLGGTGPAILEEAALATAAAPAFRCHACKGKFRTASELSRHVRILHNPYKCTLCSFSASQEERLAAHLHDSHPSLSLSPPVETPIPDTLVPTPNPTPTLAPGAPPLPAFRCETCGQRFTQSWFLKGHMRKHKDSLDHKCQVCGRGFKEPWFLKNHMKVHLNKLGLKAGLGGLVAPVAGAEHRGPKGSVTSQGLNALYSSLLLARGGGGRGGRSRAERDGAGVSSKSAILGYLGLPSDGGGGASCMERLQAVAQVAEMGNGSGGGGGGGGEAAGDGGDQIAMWQLVARSLVAAQQAQQAQQAQRQNQRTQHLHRAPSRSSVVGEAEQVRAYLGGLDPREEPPSSGAPWECPDCGKLFRSLQQVVAHARVHVQRPHKNHGHPPRYAGGGEEDGGASRSGGGRGGAGAGGGGGREGSSEGRQESKLQSGPQHQSTAGGGFHSVMSQFQGENGLSGSSSGSSVTSRERVRGTGVKDCPYCGKAFRSSHHLKVHLRVHTGERPYKCPHCDYAGTQSGSLKYHLQRHHREQRNAMGASSSTASSPGLTSASLGGGGGAPRGEGREGMAKQRRPQSFTHGSAARTPAETASSRHNQHQPWILGLPEQRDRDHGKAMGGLREADLESQYRYLSGVMGALYQGGMEGGWTGESPTSTPTPPPPKAPKVSRRKPLTTSRMVPANGRERMGGGSARGTQEGGLLSQPLDLSRRPSPGLGGLEEDGVPGGGGGGGGGAGVTLNQCLFCPFRTCSAELMAMHLQVNHTSKSRRKRGAHNPNSLGEHGPQRPPQPRADPDPLALWRYLSESEDRAPLEEWASSRVERERGMENGLTPEEVDLEGSYNLHHPLQASNQASTTPRNTRSGLAGLGQEGKLEEDGEEEEEEEEGEEEDLERESSSPGDSPTEHGMRMSLSMSTALGSDRLTREEEAVMGD; this is encoded by the exons atgGATTCTCCTCCTGAATGTGTGTTGGCTCTTTCATGTGAGCTGCCCCAGTCACCCCCAACACTACCATCGCTGGACCACAGTCCCCTGGCCTCCCCTCACTctacctcccacctctccccttcacACAGCCCCCTGGACCTGCCCCTAGCCCATAGCCCCTCAGCCCTGTCCCACACACCAGAACCCCTGTCGAACACCCTAGACACCACCCCCtacttccccttctcctccttccccctcaacCACCacaatgaggaagaggaggaggatgaagaggagctGTCAGCCCCTCCGTCCCCCACCCCGGCCGTGGCTCTCTTCCTGGGGGGTCTTCCGGGGGTGTGTAGCCCCTCTTCGGAGAGCTCTCCTCCGGTCACTCCGACATCATCGGCCCCTCTCCCTGGGTTCGGGGCCCTGGAGCTGGCCCTGTCCTCCGGGCAGCAGGGTGCCACCTGTAGTGATGAGCTAGACCTCCAGCTCTTCCATAAGGATGGGGGGAGTCTGTTAGGGTCTCTGCCCGGGAGGAAGGGTGTTTCTAGGGGAGCGGCTGGCCTCAAGTTCCCCTGTCTGGATTGTGGGAAGAGATTCCGCTTCCAGAGTATCTTGTCACTCCACGCCCGCGCTCACAGTCTGGACCGGGACCGCCGCGCCTCAGCTCTGTACCGCAACACCGGCACCATGACCGGGAGCATCATTGGGACGGTGTCCACGGCGCATCTCAAAGCCCACCAGAACCACAACGACGTGGGACAGAACCACCACAGCCACCGCCAGAGTCCCCTGCTGTCTGTATCTCTAACTCAGGGActgagaggggaggatggggatggggatggggatgctCTAGAGGAGGCTCTGCAGATGGATCACCAGATCCTCCAGCCGTTCCTAATGGATGACAGCACACCGCTGAGCTCTCCGCTGACCGAGGAGGtgcccctctccctcacctccccctACTCCTCTTCCTGCGGCCTGGGTGGCACGGGTCCTGCCATCTTAGAAGAAGCCGCCCTGGCCACAGCGGCAGCGCCCGCATTCCGCTGCCACGCCTGCAAGGGTAAATTCCGCACGGCCTCGGAGCTGTCTCGTCACGTCCGCATCCTTCACAACCCGTACAAGTGCACCCTGTGCTCCTTCTCTGCCAGCCAGGAAGAACGCCTGGCCGCACACCTCCACGACAGCcacccctccctgtccctctcccccccgGTGGAA ACACCCATCCCAGACACTCTCGTTCCCACCCCCAACCCGACCCCCACCCTGGCCCCAGGGGCTCCGCCTCTGCCGGCCTTCCGCTGTGAGACGTGCGGCCAGCGCTTCACCCAGTCCTGGTTCCTGAAGGGCCACATGAGGAAGCACAAGGATTCTCTGGACCACAAATGTCAGGTGTGCGGCCGTGGCTTCAAGGAGCCTTGGTTCCTCAAGAACCACATGAAG GTGCACCTCAACAAGCTGGGCCTGAAGGCAGGGCTGGGGGGGCTGGTGGCTCCTGTGGCCGGGGCTGAACATAGAGGCCCCAAAGGCTCGGTCACCAGCCAGGGCCTCAACGCTCTCTACTCCAGTCTCTTGCTGGCTCgtggtggaggggggagagggggacgaTCAAGGGCTGAGCGGGACGGCGCCGGAGTCTCTAGTAAATCGGCCATCTTGGGCTACCTGGGGTTGCCCAGCGATGGCGGTGGCGGCGCCAGCTGCATGGAACGGCtgcaggccgtggctcaggtggcgGAGATGGGGAATGGGagcggaggaggagggggaggaggaggagaggcagcggGAGATGGAGGGGACCAGATAGCCATGTGGCAGCTGGTAGCCCGTAGCCTAGTAGCAGCTCAACAGGCCCAGCAAGCCCAGCAGGCTCAGAGGCAGAACCAGAGGACCCAGCACCTGCACCGAGCCCCATCCAGGAGCTCCGTGGTGGGGGAGGCTGAGCAGGTCAGGGCCTACCTTGGAGGTCTGGATCCCCGAGAGGAGCCTCCGTCCTCCGGAGCCCCATGGGAGTGCCCCGACTGTGGGAAGCTGTTCCGGAGCCTGCAGCAGGTGGTGGCGCACGCCCGCGTCCACGTCCAGCGGCCCCATAAGAACCACGGTCACCCCCCGCGCTACgccggaggaggagaggaggatggaggagcgAGTCGGAGTgggggaggacgaggaggagctggagctggaggaggaggtgggagagaaggTAGTAGCGAGGGAAGACAGGAGTCCAAACTTCAAAGTGGACCTCAACATCAGTCAACAGCCGGAGGAGGGTTCCACTCAGTGATGTCACAGTTCCAAG gagaGAACGGTCTATCTGGGTCATCTTCAGGTTCGTCCGTGACTTCTAGGGAGCGTGTGCGAGGCACAGGGGTGAAAGACTGCCCCTATTGCGGTAAAGCTTTCCGCTCGTCCCATCACCTTAAAGTGCATCTGAGAGTTCACACAG GGGAGAGACCGTATAAATGTCCCCACTGTGACTACGCGGGAACCCAGTCAGGCTCTCTAAAGTACCATCTCCAGAGGCACCACAGAGAACAGAGGAACGCCATGGGGGCCTCTTCATCCACCGCCTCCTCCCCCGGCCTCACTTCTGCCTCtctgggaggtggtggaggagctccacggggggagggaagggaggggatggccaaacAGCGCCGGCCCCAGAGCTTCACCCATGGCTCAGCCGCCAGAACCCCGGCAGAGACCGCATCCTCCAGGCACAACCAGCACCAGCCCTGGATCCTGGGCCTTCCcgagcagagagacagggaccaTGGAAAGGCCATGGGAGGACTGAGGGAGGCAGATCTGGAGAGCCAGTACCGGTACCTATCCGGGGTGATGGGGGCGCTGTAccagggggggatggagggagggtggacggGGGAGTCccctacctccacccccaccccgccCCCGCCAAAGGCGCCCAAAGTGTCCCGTCGCAAACCACTCACCACCAGCCGCATGGTGCCAGCTAACGGGAGGGAGCGGATGGGAGGGGGATCAGCTCGGGGCACCCAGGAGGGAGGCTTGTTGTCCCAGCCCCTGGATCTCTCCCGCCGCCCCTCCCCTGGGCTCGGAGGTCTGGAGGAGGATGGAGTACcgggagggggtggtggaggaggaggaggagcaggggtcACCCTTAACCAGTGCCTGTTCTGTCCCTTCCGTACCTGCTCAGCCGAGCTGATGGCCATGCACCTCCAGGTCAACCACACCAGCAAATCCAGGCGTAAGAGGGGGGCCCACAACCCCAACTCCCTGGGGGAACACGGGCCCCAGAGGCCACCCCAACCCCGGGCTGACCCAGACCCCCTAGCCCTGTGGAG GTACCTGAGCGAGAGTGAAGATAGGGCCCCCCTCGAGGAATGGGCCTCAtccagggtggagagggagagagggatggagaatggCCTCACCCCAGAGGAAGTGGACCTAGAGGGCAGCTACAACCTCCACCACCCCCTGCAGGCTTCTAACCAGGCCTCCACCACACCCAGGAACACAAGGAGTGGCCTCGCTGGCCTGGGGCAGGAAGGCAAGCtggaggaggatggggaagaggaggaagaagaggaggaaggagaagaggaggatttgGAAAGGGAGAGCAGTAGTCCAGGGGATTCCCCTACAGAGCATGGGATGaggatgtctctctccatgtcaacTGCCCTCGGCTCTGACCGTCTTACACGAGAGGAGGAAGCAGTGATGGGAGACTAA